The Geodermatophilaceae bacterium NBWT11 genome has a segment encoding these proteins:
- a CDS encoding TetR/AcrR family transcriptional regulator, with the protein MTVVNPGRRAQREAPVPDTPTARRRQAAATEDAFIAAATALFARRGYHGTSIADLAAELGLTTASLYYHVASKQELLMRVLTNGITPYLDRLEAIVAAGEDPRTTLRAAVHNHLSSALHDQDAVAVFHRERRFLEAPHRELHEQRVARYDQLFTGVIAAVLAEGDVPGDPDLLRLAALGLMNWTVEWYEPGGRRSADEVLETFTGLITDRLLGPA; encoded by the coding sequence GTGACGGTGGTCAACCCGGGCCGCCGAGCACAGCGGGAGGCCCCGGTGCCGGACACCCCCACCGCGCGCCGTCGGCAGGCCGCGGCCACCGAGGACGCGTTCATCGCCGCGGCGACCGCGCTGTTCGCCCGGCGCGGCTACCACGGCACCTCGATCGCCGACCTCGCCGCCGAGCTGGGGCTGACCACGGCGAGCCTCTACTACCACGTGGCCTCCAAGCAGGAGCTCCTGATGCGGGTGCTCACCAACGGCATCACGCCCTACCTGGACCGGCTCGAGGCGATCGTGGCGGCCGGTGAGGACCCGCGCACCACGCTGCGCGCCGCGGTGCACAACCACCTCTCCTCGGCCCTGCACGACCAGGACGCCGTCGCCGTCTTCCACCGCGAGCGGCGCTTCCTGGAGGCACCGCACCGCGAGCTGCACGAGCAGCGGGTGGCCCGCTACGACCAGTTGTTCACCGGTGTGATCGCCGCCGTGCTGGCCGAGGGGGACGTCCCGGGCGACCCCGACCTGCTCCGGCTGGCCGCGCTCGGGCTGATGAACTGGACGGTCGAGTGGTACGAGCCCGGCGGCCGGCGCAGCGCCGACGAGGTGCTGGAGACCTTCACCGGGCTGATCACCGACCGGCTGCTCGGGCCGGCTTGA
- a CDS encoding AMP-binding protein, whose protein sequence is MTRPSTLPAVLSAHASADPSAVALVDDAGPLSRGELAGRVRRCAAGLRRAGVRPGGTVGLLCTNRAEWVVAALGAMAAGAQVAAFTTWSRSWDLDHLLEHSGCQVLISVGTVGDTDLLPVLTELVPEALAAPDRSWVSARYPRLRALVLIGDAPDPPGVTPFAELLADDDGADSAADPTATALVLYTSGSTARPKAVQLRHDHAVAHAEQVAGRMGVTAADRVLVPVPLFWSYGGANALAVCLTTVRPRCCRRPSTPAGR, encoded by the coding sequence ATGACCCGCCCCAGCACCCTCCCCGCCGTCCTGTCCGCGCACGCCTCCGCCGACCCGTCCGCGGTGGCGCTGGTCGACGACGCCGGCCCGCTGTCCCGCGGCGAGCTCGCCGGCCGGGTGCGGCGCTGCGCTGCCGGGCTGCGTCGGGCCGGGGTGCGACCGGGCGGCACCGTCGGGCTGCTGTGCACCAACCGGGCCGAGTGGGTGGTCGCCGCCCTCGGTGCGATGGCCGCCGGCGCGCAGGTCGCGGCGTTCACCACCTGGTCGCGCAGCTGGGACCTCGACCACCTGCTCGAGCACTCCGGTTGCCAGGTGCTGATCAGCGTCGGCACGGTCGGGGACACCGACCTGCTGCCGGTGCTCACCGAGCTGGTCCCGGAGGCCCTCGCCGCCCCCGACCGCAGCTGGGTCTCGGCCCGCTACCCCCGGCTGCGCGCGCTCGTGCTGATCGGCGACGCCCCGGACCCGCCTGGAGTCACCCCCTTCGCCGAGCTGCTGGCCGACGACGACGGGGCCGACAGCGCTGCCGACCCCACCGCCACCGCCCTGGTGCTCTACACGTCGGGCTCCACCGCGCGGCCCAAGGCGGTGCAGCTGCGGCACGACCACGCCGTGGCGCACGCCGAGCAGGTCGCCGGGCGGATGGGCGTCACCGCGGCCGACCGGGTGCTGGTGCCGGTGCCGCTGTTCTGGAGCTACGGCGGCGCCAACGCCCTCGCCGTCTGCCTCACCACCGTGCGACCGCGGTGCTGCAGGAGACCTTCGACGCCGGCCGGGCGCTGA
- a CDS encoding long-chain fatty acid--CoA ligase, with translation MPGADQRRHGRGHRPAAGAHRAGPGGPRRPRPQLGLGPLPPAARARADRRRPGPAWSHPLRRAAGRRRRGRQRCRPHRHRPGALHVGLHRAAQGGAAAARPRRGARRAGRRADGRHRGRPGAGAGAAVLELRRRQRPRRLPHHRATAVLQETFDAGRALTAVHEERCTAVYTLPNITQALLEHPDFSPDRVATLRRGMTIGPVRDVRAAAEDLGVTDVVNAYGSTEVYGGAAVTPYDWPLERRLASQGLPLPGMTVTVRDPATGDLLPVGEIGELTVAGHVTTGYLGQPEATAAAFADDGAFRTGDLGFLDEDGELHFVGRASDMIRIGGINVSPLEVEEFLGLHEDVAEVLVVGTEDPGRGQVAIAFVAAVGTPDDAARRGLEEELLTRCRDRLAGYKVPARIVVGTDELPRTPTGKLTRSPLADAAARAWAAGGAA, from the coding sequence TTGCCAGGTGCTGATCAGCGTCGGCACGGTCGGGGACACCGACCTGCTGCCGGTGCTCACCGAGCTGGTCCCGGAGGCCCTCGCCGCCCCCGACCGCAGCTGGGTCTCGGCCCGCTACCCCCGGCTGCGCGCGCTCGTGCTGATCGGCGACGCCCCGGACCCGCCTGGAGTCACCCCCTTCGCCGAGCTGCTGGCCGACGACGACGGGGCCGACAGCGCTGCCGACCCCACCGCCACCGCCCTGGTGCTCTACACGTCGGGCTCCACCGCGCGGCCCAAGGCGGTGCAGCTGCGGCACGACCACGCCGTGGCGCACGCCGAGCAGGTCGCCGGGCGGATGGGCGTCACCGCGGCCGACCGGGTGCTGGTGCCGGTGCCGCTGTTCTGGAGCTACGGCGGCGCCAACGCCCTCGCCGTCTGCCTCACCACCGTGCGACCGCGGTGCTGCAGGAGACCTTCGACGCCGGCCGGGCGCTGACCGCCGTGCACGAAGAACGCTGCACCGCGGTCTACACCCTCCCCAACATCACCCAGGCGCTGCTCGAGCACCCCGACTTCTCCCCCGACCGGGTCGCCACGCTGCGCCGCGGGATGACCATCGGGCCGGTGCGCGACGTCCGGGCGGCGGCGGAGGACCTCGGCGTCACCGACGTCGTCAACGCCTACGGGTCGACCGAGGTGTACGGCGGGGCCGCGGTGACGCCGTACGACTGGCCGCTGGAGCGCCGGCTGGCCTCCCAGGGCCTGCCGCTGCCCGGCATGACCGTGACCGTCCGCGACCCCGCGACCGGGGACCTGCTGCCCGTCGGGGAGATCGGTGAGCTGACCGTCGCCGGGCACGTCACCACCGGCTACCTCGGCCAGCCCGAGGCCACCGCGGCCGCCTTCGCCGACGACGGCGCGTTCCGGACCGGCGACCTGGGGTTCCTCGACGAGGACGGCGAGCTGCACTTCGTCGGCCGGGCCTCGGACATGATCCGGATCGGCGGCATCAACGTCTCCCCGCTGGAGGTGGAGGAGTTCCTGGGCCTGCACGAGGACGTCGCGGAGGTGCTGGTGGTCGGCACCGAGGACCCCGGGCGCGGGCAGGTCGCGATCGCCTTCGTCGCCGCGGTCGGCACACCGGACGACGCCGCCCGGCGGGGACTGGAGGAGGAGCTGCTGACCCGCTGCCGCGACCGGCTGGCGGGGTACAAGGTGCCCGCCCG